Proteins from a genomic interval of Chelonoidis abingdonii isolate Lonesome George chromosome 7, CheloAbing_2.0, whole genome shotgun sequence:
- the ARSI gene encoding arylsulfatase I: MAVYALTGFSLVSLLSFGYLSWDWMKPSLVTDVSMDPMEKSLPPAFSKPPHIIFILTDDQGYHDIGYHDSDIQTPMLDRLAAEGVKLENYYIQPICTPSRSQLITGRYQIHTGLQHSIIRPRQPNCLPLDQVTLPQKLQEAGYSTHMVGKWHLGFYKKECLPTRRGFDTFLGSLTGNVDYYTYDNCDGPGVCGYDLHEGENVAWDQSGKYSTFLYAQRVRKILATHNPKEPIFIYVAFQAVHTPLQSPKEYIYRYRSMGNVARRKYAAMVSCMDEAVRNITWALKKYGYYDNSVIVFSTDNGGQTFSGGSNWPLRGRKGTYWEGGVRGIGFVHSPLIKRKRRTSWALVHITDWYPTLVTLAGGNMSEAEGLDGYNVWPAISEGKESPRTEILHNIDPLYNHAKHGSLKGGFGIWNTAVQASIRVREWKLLTGDPGYSDWIPPQMLTNFPGSWWNLERLTDSVRKSVWLFNITADPYERDDLSDQRPDVVRALLKRLAHYNRTAIPVRYPAENPRAHPDFNGGAWGPWASEEEAEDWEGGGGLLRNKNEKKKCKICKLRSFFRKLNTRLMSNRI; this comes from the exons ATGGCTGTTTATGCTCTCACAGGTTTCTCGCTAGTCAGCCTGCTTAGTTTTGGCTACTTGTCCTGGGATTGGATGAAACCCAGCTTGGTAACAGATGTTTCCATGGACCCAATGGAGaaatccctccctcctgccttttCCAAGCCACCTCACATCATCTTCATTCTGACTGATGACCAGGGGTACCATGATATTGGGTACCATGACTCAGACATACAGACACCAATGCTAGACAGGCTAGCAGCAGAAGGAGTTAAACTGGAGAATTATTATATCCAGCCCATCTGCACCCCATCAAGGAGCCAACTTATAACGGGCAG GTACCAGATCCACACGGGCCTTCAGCACTCCATCATCCGGCCCCGGCAGCCCAACTGCCTGCCCCTGGATCAGGTCACGctgccccaaaagctgcaggaagcCGGCTACTCGACGCATATGGTGGGAAAGTGGCACCTTGGCTTCTACAAAAAGGAATGCCTGCCCACCCGCCGAGGCTTTGACACCTTTCTGGGCTCCCTGACAGGCAATGTGGATTACTACACCTACGACAACTGCGACGGACCCGGCGTCTGCGGCTATGATCTGCATGAAGGGGAGAACGTAGCATGGGACCAAAGTGGGAAGTACTCAACCTTCCTCTATGCCCAGCGAGTGAGGAAGATCCTGGCCACCCATAACCCCAAGGAGCCCATCTTTATCTATGTGGCGTTCCAAGCCGTGCACACGCCCCTGCAGTCCCCCAAAGAGTACATCTACCGCTACCGCTCCATGGGCAATGTGGCTCGGCGCAAATACGCCGCGATGGTGTCGTGTATGGATGAGGCCGTGAGAAACATCACCTGGGCACTCAAAAAGTACGGTTACTATGACAACAGCGTGATTGTGTTCTCCACAGACAATGGCGGGCAGACATTTTCTGGGGGAAGCAACTGGCCTCTGCGAGGCCGCAAAGGGACCTACTGGGAAGGCGGGGTCCGTGGCATTGGCTTTGTCCACAGCCCCCTGATCAAACGCAAGCGCAGGACCAGCTGGGCCCTGGTCCACATCACAGACTGGTACCCTACGCTGGTGACCCTGGCTGGGGGCAACATGTCTGAAGCTGAGGGCCTGGATGGGTACAATGTGTGGCCGGCCATCAGTGAGGGCAAGGAGTCCCCGCGCACCGAAATCCTACACAACATTGACCCCCTCTACAACCACGCCAAGCACGGCTCCCTGAAGGGCGGCTTTGGCATATGGAACACAGCTGTGCAGGCCTCCATACGGGTGAGGGAATGGAAGCTGCTGACTGGTGACCCTGGCTACAGTGACTGGATCCCGCCTCAGATGCTGACCAACTTCCCAGGGAGTTGGTGGAACTTGGAGCGGTTGACAGACAGCGTGCGCAAATCCGTCTGGCTCTTCAACATCACGGCCGACCCCTACGAGCGCGATGATCTGTCGGACCAGCGCCCGGACGTGGTCAGGGCTCTCTTGAAGAGGCTGGCCCATTACAACCGGACTGCAATCCCAGTTAGGTACCCGGCCGAGAACCCCCGGGCCCACCCGGACTTCAATGGTGGTGCCTGGGGGCCATGGGCCAGCGAGGAGGAAGCGGAGGATTGGGAGGGAGGTGGCGGGCTGCTGAGAAATAAAAACGAGAAGAAGAAGTGCAAGATCTGCAAGCTGCGCTCCTTTTTCCGGAAGCTGAACACCAGGCTGATGTCAAACCGCATCTGA